A part of Candidatus Binatia bacterium genomic DNA contains:
- the rpsJ gene encoding 30S ribosomal protein S10, translating into MAGTAQGQRIRIRLRSYDHAILDKSAGEIVATAKRTGARTAGPIPLPTQRSVYTVLRSPHVDKKSREQFEIRVHKRIIDIMKPTPQTVDALQKLDLPAGVDIEIKI; encoded by the coding sequence ATGGCCGGGACCGCTCAAGGACAGCGCATTCGGATCCGTCTTCGTTCCTACGATCACGCGATCCTCGATAAATCGGCCGGGGAGATCGTCGCCACGGCCAAGCGAACCGGCGCGCGCACGGCCGGCCCGATTCCGCTGCCGACGCAGCGGTCGGTGTACACCGTGCTCCGCTCGCCGCACGTGGACAAGAAGTCCCGGGAGCAGTTCGAGATCCGGGTCCACAAGCGGATCATCGACATCATGAAGCCGACGCCGCAGACGGTCGACGCGCTGCAAAAGCTCGACCTGCCCGCGGGCGTCGACATCGAAATCAAGATTTGA